In the genome of Waddliaceae bacterium, one region contains:
- the rimO gene encoding 30S ribosomal protein S12 methylthiotransferase RimO, with amino-acid sequence MTEKKGSIYFVSLGCPRNLVDTEVMLGIVMAEGYDIATTIDGADYIVVNTCGFLEEARQEAISTIQEMCDEKKATAKVVVTGCMVQNHGDTIREECPDVHYLVGSGDTATILEALEDKNVGETVSSAKSFIQQGDTPRTISTPPHYAYLKIAEGCRKRCSFCIIPDIKGPLKSKTTQQVVKEFKGFVEDGVKEIILIAQDLGDFGKDTGETLAGLLKELCAVPGDYWIRLLYLYPDEITDEVIDIIKEDDRICPYLDMPIQHINNTILSTMRRATTKEDIIDIITKLRKTLPDIVIRTSLMVGFPGENDEQFQELLDFVKKYKLDNIGVFIYSPEKGSTAETLPGQVHDDVKEKRYNVLMAAQQKISYGKNRAMIGKKIRVIVDGYHPETELLLSARTQGQCPDIDGTVIVNDYTLVDTIGEFYTAEITDAADYDLIAKIIDN; translated from the coding sequence ATGACAGAAAAAAAAGGTTCTATATATTTTGTTAGCCTAGGATGCCCGAGAAACCTCGTAGATACAGAGGTTATGCTTGGCATCGTTATGGCCGAAGGCTATGACATCGCCACTACTATCGACGGCGCCGACTATATCGTTGTAAACACGTGTGGTTTCCTCGAAGAGGCTCGTCAGGAGGCAATATCTACGATACAGGAGATGTGCGACGAAAAGAAGGCTACGGCGAAGGTCGTCGTTACGGGGTGTATGGTACAGAACCATGGGGATACCATCAGAGAAGAATGCCCTGACGTCCATTATCTCGTAGGCTCCGGCGACACCGCAACAATCCTCGAAGCCCTCGAAGACAAAAATGTCGGAGAGACGGTTTCTTCTGCGAAGAGTTTCATACAACAAGGTGACACCCCACGGACGATATCGACGCCGCCACACTATGCATATCTCAAGATCGCCGAAGGGTGCCGAAAAAGATGTAGCTTCTGTATCATCCCCGACATCAAAGGGCCATTGAAAAGTAAGACGACACAACAAGTCGTCAAAGAGTTCAAGGGTTTTGTCGAAGACGGCGTCAAAGAAATAATACTTATAGCGCAAGACCTCGGAGATTTTGGTAAAGATACCGGAGAGACGCTTGCAGGGCTGCTTAAAGAGCTTTGTGCCGTCCCTGGAGACTACTGGATACGCCTTCTGTATCTGTATCCCGACGAGATAACCGACGAAGTCATCGACATAATAAAAGAAGACGACAGGATATGCCCATACCTCGATATGCCTATACAGCATATCAACAACACGATACTTAGTACGATGAGGCGTGCTACGACGAAAGAAGATATCATAGATATAATAACAAAGCTTAGAAAAACGCTCCCTGATATCGTTATAAGGACGAGTCTTATGGTAGGATTCCCCGGAGAAAATGACGAACAGTTTCAGGAACTCCTCGACTTCGTCAAAAAATATAAGCTCGACAACATCGGCGTATTCATATATTCTCCTGAAAAGGGTAGCACCGCAGAAACACTTCCAGGACAGGTCCACGACGACGTAAAAGAAAAGCGCTACAACGTCCTTATGGCAGCACAGCAGAAGATATCATACGGAAAAAATCGCGCTATGATAGGAAAGAAGATACGCGTTATTGTCGATGGATACCACCCAGAGACAGAGCTTCTACTTTCGGCGCGGACACAAGGGCAATGTCCCGACATCGATGGTACCGTCATCGTTAATGATTATACCCTCGTAGATACTATAGGGGAGTTCTACACCGCAGAAATTACCGACGCCGCCGACTACGACCTCATCGCTAAGATCATTGATAATTGA